A region from the Dermacentor andersoni chromosome 11, qqDerAnde1_hic_scaffold, whole genome shotgun sequence genome encodes:
- the LOC126539084 gene encoding uncharacterized protein translates to MATMSQTKVHTSEGSETDAPSSARVVLKLRKPATKNRRQVAWTEGTVDNEHMNRRKSKCCCVYVKPRKFGESSSSSEDEACEHCRGHVERRQRNKKPAAPAGTVTTASAGTMAEGAEEAAAGAPPASRRHVAWAADTVDNENMNKRKSKCCCIFEKRHEFGESSSDSEADDCPNCRGHKEVRSKKNANDAAEPLLASQFMVHGDAS, encoded by the coding sequence ATGGCCACCATGTCGCAAACTAAAGTGCACACCTCGGAAGGATCGGAGACCGATGCTCCCAGCAGCGCCCGCGTGGTGCTGAAGCTGAGGAAGCCGGCTACCAAGAACCGGCGACAAGTCGCCTGGACCGAGGGCACCGTCGACAACGAGCACATGAACCGCCGAAAGTCGAAGTGTTGCTGCGTGTACGTCAAGCCGCGCAAGTTCGGCGAGAGCTCGAGCTCGAGCGAGGACGAAGCGTGCGAGCACTGCCGCGGCCACGTCGAGCGCAGGCAGAGGAACAAGAAGCCGGCGGCGCCCGCTGGCACCGTCACGACGGCTTCCGCGGGGACGATGGCCGAAGGCGCCGAAGAGGCGGCGGCGGGCGCGCCGCCGGCCTCCAGACGCCACGTCGCCTGGGCCGCCGACACGGTCGACAACGAGAACATGAACAAACGCAAGTCCAAGTGCTGCTGCATCTTTGAGAAGAGGCACGAGTTCGGCGAGAGCTCGTCGGACAGCGAGGCGGACGACTGCCCCAACTGCCGCGGCCACAAGGAGGTCAGATCCAAGAAGAACGCGAATGACGCCGCCGAGCCCCTGCTGGCGAGCCAGTTCATGGTTCACGGCGACGCCTCTTAA
- the LOC126539086 gene encoding BET1-like protein produces MEEERLETENRRLADQLSNQVSHLKSLAYDIELETKEHNRLLGGLGWDFDGSQGILSGSMGRVNKMLKSNRSNRRLMCYVILGVVALVLLGYTLAVRATRQ; encoded by the exons ATGGAGGAAGAACGGCTTGAAACGGAAAACCGGCGCTTGGCTGACCAACTGTCCAATCAGGTGTCTCATCTCAAGAGT CTGGCCTATGACATTGAACTGGAGACCAAAGAACACAACCGCCTACTTGGAGGACTG GGCTGGGACTTTGATGGATCTCAAGGCATTCTCTCGGGCAGCATGGGCCGCGTGAACAAGATGCTCAAGTCCAACAGGTCCAACCGCCGGCTCATGTGCTACGTGATTCTCGGAGTGGTGGCTTTGGTGCTGCTTGGCTACACGCTTGCCGTCAGGGCAACTCGTCAATGA